A section of the Candidatus Latescibacterota bacterium genome encodes:
- a CDS encoding 4Fe-4S dicluster domain-containing protein encodes MTMRAGFHLDLSRCTGCQACQLACGIENALPWGESWRRVETFNPGALAGAPRYHLSLACMHCADAPCAIACPADAYARDATTGALILDPARCIGCRYCSWACPYDAPRFDARAGTMSKCTLCQPRLAEGREPACVALCPTDALNLLDLDAPAAALHAREVPGFDASQVRPALRFTPLPPGADGPEGPPPGGGGAAPPGSGDGGGRRLSLRDEWPLLLFSTALPLLVAMRLDTLPPCRLDRPLPILWGGLAAMALSTAHLGKPWRAWRALLGIRHSWLSREIAATGAFVLLAGALPLLLAPNLLLSLAGGMAGFAALYAMDRLYEVADVPRGSVGVHSAEAVPNAIVYTLAFRGWAWPLAGALLLLALLWLGRYRGGARPVGWVGGLRAAALIAAGIAVAAGAAPAGLPVMGLMVVGALLDRAAFYRELRLPSPRRTLDRALATRLGPR; translated from the coding sequence ATGACGATGAGGGCCGGCTTCCACCTCGATCTCTCGCGCTGCACGGGTTGCCAGGCCTGTCAGCTCGCCTGCGGCATCGAGAACGCGCTGCCCTGGGGCGAGAGCTGGCGCCGGGTGGAGACCTTCAACCCGGGCGCCCTGGCCGGCGCGCCCCGCTACCACCTGTCGCTGGCCTGCATGCACTGCGCGGACGCCCCCTGCGCCATCGCCTGCCCCGCCGACGCCTACGCCCGCGACGCCACCACCGGCGCGCTGATCCTCGATCCCGCGCGCTGCATCGGCTGCCGCTACTGCAGCTGGGCCTGTCCCTACGACGCCCCCCGCTTCGACGCGCGCGCCGGCACCATGAGCAAGTGCACGCTCTGTCAGCCGCGCCTCGCTGAGGGCCGCGAGCCCGCCTGCGTCGCGCTCTGCCCCACCGACGCGCTGAACCTCCTCGACCTCGACGCCCCCGCCGCCGCGCTCCACGCGCGCGAGGTGCCGGGCTTCGATGCGTCGCAGGTGCGTCCCGCGCTGCGCTTCACGCCGCTGCCGCCGGGAGCGGACGGGCCCGAAGGTCCCCCACCCGGCGGGGGCGGCGCCGCCCCGCCCGGCAGCGGCGACGGCGGCGGCCGCCGCCTTTCATTGAGAGACGAGTGGCCGCTGCTGCTCTTCAGCACCGCGCTGCCCCTGCTCGTGGCGATGCGCCTGGACACGCTGCCGCCCTGCCGGCTGGACCGTCCGCTGCCGATTCTCTGGGGCGGCCTGGCGGCCATGGCGCTGAGCACGGCGCACCTGGGCAAGCCCTGGCGCGCGTGGCGCGCGCTGCTGGGGATCCGTCACTCCTGGCTGAGCCGGGAGATCGCGGCCACGGGGGCGTTCGTGCTGCTCGCGGGCGCGCTGCCGCTGCTCCTCGCGCCGAACCTGCTGCTGTCGCTGGCCGGGGGCATGGCGGGTTTCGCGGCGCTCTACGCGATGGACCGGCTCTACGAAGTGGCGGACGTGCCGCGGGGCAGCGTCGGCGTGCACAGCGCGGAGGCGGTGCCCAACGCCATCGTCTACACGCTCGCGTTCAGGGGCTGGGCCTGGCCGCTGGCGGGCGCGCTGCTGCTGCTGGCGCTGCTGTGGCTGGGACGCTACCGCGGCGGCGCGCGGCCCGTCGGGTGGGTCGGCGGCCTGCGCGCGGCGGCGCTGATCGCCGCGGGCATCGCCGTGGCCGCGGGCGCGGCGCCGGCGGGGCTGCCGGTGATGGGCCTGATGGTCGTCGGCGCGCTGCTCGACCGCGCGGCGTTCTATCGCGAACTGCGGTTGCCGTCGCCACGGCGGACGCTCGACCGGGCGCTGGCGACGCGTCTCGGCCCGCGCTAG
- a CDS encoding ABC transporter permease produces the protein MTLLDALGIAGANLRRMKLRAGLTVAGVVIAIGAMVAMLSFGAGNHRLITERAESLGLLNTIQVTPSTPEDSLQSPPLDAAAVARFQRLPGVRLAYPLDALTLTVGFRGRSQTVEAQALPEAALSTKLFSQLRAGETLRGAPGEALVTERFLEEMGLAVNRPEDVIGDTLFVSLTVASVDSGLARVLGTVEGRFAALSRSLRPDSLGSPDYRRRVAADEFGEAAQRFLDGLLKGRVVADTLRIRGVLDVPRGRSARTRPLILRPADALRFASAGPPAEPLALFRALEAGSLFDVAAADSAQQYPQVTLDLDPFSPYESVRDSLRALGYHTFSFADQLGEIRRAFLIFDLGLLAIALVALVTAALGIVNTLLMSISERRREIGVLKALGADEREIRGLFLAESALMGALGAAGGILLGWGVARAASAVAKIVMARQDMPALELFATPLWLVAGAFGFGLALSLLAGTLPAGRAARVDPVEALRGD, from the coding sequence ATGACCCTGCTCGACGCGCTGGGCATCGCCGGCGCGAACCTGCGCCGCATGAAGCTGCGGGCCGGGCTGACCGTGGCCGGCGTGGTCATCGCCATCGGGGCGATGGTGGCCATGCTGAGCTTCGGCGCGGGCAATCACCGGCTCATCACCGAGCGCGCCGAGAGCCTGGGCCTGCTCAACACAATTCAGGTGACGCCCTCGACGCCCGAGGACAGCCTCCAGTCGCCGCCGCTGGACGCCGCCGCCGTCGCGCGCTTCCAGCGCCTGCCCGGCGTGCGGCTCGCCTATCCGCTGGACGCGCTCACGCTCACGGTCGGCTTTCGGGGCCGCAGCCAGACGGTCGAGGCGCAGGCGCTGCCGGAGGCCGCGCTGTCCACGAAGCTCTTCTCGCAGCTGCGCGCGGGCGAAACCCTGCGCGGCGCGCCCGGCGAGGCGCTGGTCACGGAGCGCTTCCTCGAGGAGATGGGGCTCGCCGTCAATCGACCCGAAGACGTGATCGGCGACACGCTGTTCGTCAGCCTCACCGTGGCGAGCGTGGACAGCGGGCTCGCGCGCGTGCTGGGCACGGTGGAGGGCCGCTTCGCCGCGCTCTCGCGCAGTCTGCGCCCGGACTCCCTCGGGAGTCCCGACTATCGCCGGCGCGTCGCCGCCGACGAGTTCGGCGAGGCGGCCCAGCGCTTCCTGGACGGACTGCTGAAGGGGCGCGTCGTCGCCGACACGCTGCGAATCCGCGGCGTGCTGGACGTCCCCCGCGGGCGCAGCGCGCGCACCCGGCCCCTCATCCTGCGCCCCGCCGACGCCCTGCGCTTCGCCAGCGCCGGCCCGCCGGCCGAGCCGCTGGCGCTGTTTCGAGCGCTCGAGGCCGGCAGCCTCTTCGACGTCGCCGCCGCCGACAGCGCGCAGCAGTACCCGCAGGTGACGCTGGACCTCGATCCGTTCTCGCCCTACGAGAGCGTCCGCGACAGCCTGCGCGCCCTGGGCTATCACACCTTCAGCTTCGCTGATCAGCTGGGTGAGATCCGTCGCGCCTTCCTCATCTTCGACCTGGGGCTGCTGGCCATCGCCCTGGTCGCGCTGGTGACGGCCGCGCTCGGCATCGTGAACACGCTGCTGATGTCCATCAGCGAGCGGCGCCGCGAGATCGGCGTGCTCAAGGCCCTCGGCGCGGACGAGCGCGAGATCCGCGGGCTCTTCCTCGCCGAGTCGGCGCTGATGGGCGCGCTGGGGGCGGCGGGGGGTATCCTGCTGGGCTGGGGTGTCGCGCGCGCGGCGTCCGCGGTGGCGAAGATCGTGATGGCGCGCCAGGACATGCCCGCCCTTGAACTCTTCGCCACGCCGCTCTGGCTGGTGGCCGGCGCCTTCGGCTTCGGACTCGCGCTCAGCCTGCTCGCCGGCACCCTGCCCGCGGGGCGCGCGGCGCGCGTCGACCCCGTGGAGGCGCTGCGGGGCGACTAG